A genomic stretch from Kribbella amoyensis includes:
- a CDS encoding DUF1269 domain-containing protein produces the protein MLSVLAAGHLLGVHDAVTVSWVDGRPKPSTGRIAGRTGQDGSVTSLWGLLLGVIFFVPLVGAAVGAVSGTLSASLQDVGICDRFVHQVRDEVTPGTSALFVLAPAGVIDTIRDAFAADHPQLILALLSDEQDAAIRAVFAD, from the coding sequence GTGTTGAGCGTTCTTGCCGCAGGCCACCTTCTCGGCGTCCACGACGCCGTCACTGTGTCGTGGGTCGATGGGCGGCCGAAGCCCTCGACCGGCCGGATCGCCGGCCGCACCGGCCAGGACGGATCGGTCACCTCGTTGTGGGGTCTTCTGCTCGGCGTGATCTTCTTCGTTCCGCTGGTCGGTGCCGCCGTCGGCGCGGTCAGCGGAACGCTGTCGGCTTCGCTGCAGGACGTCGGGATCTGTGACCGCTTCGTGCATCAGGTTCGCGACGAGGTCACCCCCGGGACGTCGGCCCTGTTCGTGCTCGCGCCGGCGGGCGTGATCGACACGATCCGGGACGCCTTCGCGGCCGACCATCCCCAGCTGATCCTCGCGCTGCTGAGCGACGAGCAGGACGCGGCGATCCGTGCCGTCTTCGCGGACTGA
- a CDS encoding DUF2461 family protein: protein MTGGFEGWPRGAFDVLLQLDGDPSAEVRRRWRGEREELVRRPMVELLNAIADADPEYEDFAVWGYGEVLVQAWQRQSAIVRMARNVELGVRFDLDGLEVGVAWWYAPSEQVERYRAAVADPGTGRRLVAIVRKLEREGFALSGDLLKRPLRGYPADHPRAELLRHRSVIASRPLGCEDWIHTAAAADRVLAAFAQLRPLTRWLVKNVAQQRP, encoded by the coding sequence GTGACTGGAGGATTCGAGGGGTGGCCGCGGGGCGCTTTCGACGTGCTTCTCCAGCTCGACGGTGATCCTTCGGCGGAGGTTCGGCGGCGGTGGCGGGGTGAGCGGGAGGAACTGGTCCGGCGGCCGATGGTGGAGTTGCTGAACGCGATCGCCGACGCGGATCCGGAGTACGAGGACTTCGCCGTTTGGGGGTACGGGGAGGTGCTCGTCCAGGCTTGGCAGCGGCAGAGTGCGATCGTGCGAATGGCCCGGAACGTCGAACTGGGGGTTCGGTTCGATCTCGACGGGCTGGAGGTCGGGGTGGCGTGGTGGTACGCGCCGTCGGAGCAGGTCGAGCGGTACCGGGCGGCGGTGGCGGATCCGGGGACCGGGCGGCGGCTGGTCGCGATCGTGCGGAAGCTCGAACGGGAGGGGTTCGCGCTCTCCGGCGACTTGCTGAAGCGGCCGTTGCGCGGGTATCCCGCCGACCATCCGCGGGCGGAGCTGCTGCGGCATCGGTCGGTGATCGCGTCGCGGCCGCTCGGGTGTGAGGACTGGATCCACACCGCCGCTGCGGCAGATCGGGTGCTTGCCGCGTTCGCCCAGCTGCGGCCGTTGACCAGGTGGCTCGTCAAGAACGTCGCTCAGCAGCGACCCTGA
- a CDS encoding maleylpyruvate isomerase family mycothiol-dependent enzyme — translation MNTSAYLDAVVEQTKTFAEWVDGKDASAPVPTCPEWTLADLVDHVGSVQRMVTMLVSDRMAEPSKAFEGYVPAPTDSAEWGAWLTGTAAEAQQAFSSVDDTTPVWDPSGAAAGVPFWSRRLFGEVCVHRADAAATVGKPYELAPEYAVEAIEDWLDTLTSQGYWENRPDFAEGMRGDGQTLHFHATDAAGEWLARRQPDRVALERTHGEADVTVSGHASDLLLVISRRSPLSAVPGLDIQGERALFEHWVGHMDWVTG, via the coding sequence ATGAACACATCCGCGTACTTGGACGCCGTTGTCGAGCAGACGAAGACCTTCGCCGAGTGGGTGGACGGCAAGGACGCGTCGGCCCCGGTACCGACCTGTCCGGAGTGGACGCTGGCCGATCTCGTCGACCACGTCGGTTCGGTGCAGCGCATGGTGACGATGCTCGTGAGCGACCGGATGGCCGAGCCGAGCAAGGCGTTCGAGGGGTACGTCCCGGCTCCGACCGATTCGGCCGAGTGGGGAGCGTGGCTGACCGGTACCGCGGCCGAGGCGCAGCAGGCGTTCTCATCGGTCGACGACACCACTCCGGTGTGGGATCCCTCCGGTGCTGCCGCGGGCGTGCCGTTCTGGTCGCGTCGGCTGTTCGGTGAGGTCTGCGTACACCGCGCGGATGCGGCCGCGACGGTCGGGAAGCCGTACGAGCTGGCGCCGGAGTACGCCGTGGAGGCCATCGAGGACTGGCTCGACACGCTGACCTCCCAGGGCTACTGGGAGAACCGGCCGGACTTCGCCGAGGGAATGCGCGGCGACGGCCAGACCCTGCACTTCCACGCCACCGACGCCGCCGGGGAGTGGCTGGCCCGCCGGCAGCCCGACCGGGTCGCCCTGGAACGCACCCACGGCGAGGCGGACGTGACGGTCAGCGGCCATGCCTCCGACCTCCTGCTCGTCATCAGCCGGCGAAGCCCGCTCAGCGCGGTGCCTGGCCTGGACATTCAGGGGGAGCGCGCCCTGTTCGAGCACTGGGTCGGTCACATGGACTGGGTCACCGGCTGA
- a CDS encoding GNAT family N-acetyltransferase translates to MVRSDAELSVRSLDVDTWPAFAELVEANNGVWGGCWCVGFHVKLGKDRTAAQNRSEKEERVREGRTHAALVFADDRCVGWCQFGSPDELPQIKSRRLYEKGLTTLPDWRITCFFTGKGLRGRGVANAALGGALAEIARLGGGTVEGYPEETDDRKVSGSFLHTGPMAAFENHGFTRTRPIAPHRWVVTRTVAAA, encoded by the coding sequence GTGGTCAGGTCGGATGCCGAACTCTCGGTCCGGTCGTTGGACGTCGACACCTGGCCCGCGTTCGCGGAACTCGTGGAAGCGAACAACGGCGTGTGGGGCGGCTGCTGGTGCGTCGGCTTCCACGTGAAGCTGGGCAAGGACCGGACCGCGGCGCAGAACCGTAGCGAGAAGGAAGAACGCGTCCGCGAAGGCCGGACCCACGCCGCCTTGGTGTTCGCCGACGATCGGTGCGTCGGCTGGTGTCAGTTCGGCTCCCCCGACGAACTTCCGCAGATCAAGAGCCGCCGGCTGTACGAGAAGGGCCTGACCACGTTGCCGGACTGGCGAATCACCTGCTTCTTCACCGGCAAAGGCCTCCGCGGTCGCGGCGTCGCCAACGCGGCCCTCGGCGGAGCCCTGGCCGAGATCGCCCGCCTCGGCGGCGGTACCGTCGAGGGCTATCCCGAGGAGACCGACGACCGCAAGGTCTCCGGCTCCTTCCTCCACACCGGTCCCATGGCCGCCTTCGAGAACCACGGGTTCACACGGACTCGACCGATCGCCCCACATCGTTGGGTCGTCACCCGGACTGTTGCTGCCGCCTGA
- a CDS encoding SHOCT domain-containing protein, translated as MSFWDVVWFIVIGFGFAAYLITMFSIVADLFRDRTASGGAKALWILGLFVLPLLTALVYVVVKGKGMAERSAGSYREAQERQETYIRQVAGTSAPDQIEKARSLLDSGIISASEFDVLKAKALGV; from the coding sequence ATGTCATTCTGGGACGTCGTCTGGTTCATCGTCATCGGTTTCGGCTTCGCGGCCTACCTGATCACCATGTTCTCGATCGTGGCCGACCTGTTCCGCGATCGGACAGCTTCCGGCGGCGCGAAGGCGTTGTGGATCCTCGGGCTGTTCGTCCTGCCCCTGCTGACCGCGCTGGTCTACGTCGTCGTCAAGGGCAAGGGCATGGCGGAGCGATCGGCGGGAAGCTATCGGGAGGCCCAAGAGCGCCAGGAGACCTACATCAGGCAGGTCGCCGGCACGTCCGCGCCGGACCAGATCGAGAAGGCTCGCTCGCTGCTGGACAGTGGCATCATCTCCGCGTCCGAGTTCGACGTCCTCAAGGCCAAGGCACTCGGCGTGTGA